From Streptomyces sp. NBC_01754, a single genomic window includes:
- a CDS encoding EboA domain-containing protein → MLTGREELDDRLPGAARAWLDEALADAAHAAGHPEDGTGHPPWELRFASAGRHCGPEHTDSVRALLLVAARAAPSVVSRLYAQGTAAERRAVLLALHRLDLGSAALPLVEDALRTNDTRLVAAAVGPYAATHLDAHGWRHAVLKCLFTEVSVEAVAGLTDRARGDTELGRMLEDFAAERTAAGRPVPADLRTVLALTATPAPAPTEES, encoded by the coding sequence GTGCTGACCGGCCGTGAGGAACTCGACGACCGGCTCCCCGGTGCGGCGCGGGCCTGGCTCGACGAGGCGCTCGCCGACGCCGCGCACGCCGCCGGCCACCCCGAGGACGGCACCGGCCACCCGCCCTGGGAACTGCGGTTCGCCTCCGCCGGACGCCACTGCGGGCCGGAACACACCGACTCCGTACGCGCCCTGCTCCTCGTCGCGGCCCGGGCGGCGCCGTCCGTCGTGTCCCGGCTCTACGCGCAGGGCACCGCGGCCGAACGCCGAGCCGTCCTGCTCGCCCTGCACCGGCTCGACCTCGGGTCGGCCGCCCTCCCACTCGTGGAGGACGCCCTGCGCACCAACGACACCCGGCTCGTGGCCGCAGCCGTCGGCCCGTACGCCGCCACCCACCTCGACGCCCACGGCTGGCGGCACGCCGTACTGAAGTGCCTCTTCACCGAGGTGTCCGTCGAAGCCGTCGCCGGACTCACCGACCGCGCCCGGGGCGATACCGAACTCGGCCGCATGCTCGAGGACTTCGCCGCCGAACGTACCGCCGCCGGCCGCCCCGTCCCGGCCGACCTGCGCACCGTCCTCGCCCTCACGGCCACCCCGGCCCCCGCCCCCACGGAGGAGTCCTGA
- a CDS encoding inositol-3-phosphate synthase has translation MTAQAVRTGIWFIGARGSVATTATAGCAAVAAGLHPPTGMVTETPSFADSGLPPLTSLVFGGHDTLDCPLPERAEALAAGGVLPHGLPAAVTADLTAADAEIRPGGPSAGDSRTDHELITAFAADLTGFARRHGLARTVVVNVASTEPTPGEDATRLPVSSLYAAAALRAGCPYVNFTPSTGLHSPRLAAAAAAGGLPHAGRDGKTGQTLLRSVLAPMFVQRALPVRAWSGTNLLGGGDGAALADPAAAAAKNAGKERVLADTLGSAPEGEVHIDDVPAMGDWKTAWDHIAFDGFLGSRMILQTIWQGCDSALAAPLVLDLARLLARAHEAGLSGPRPELGFYFKEPDGGPAALGEQYAALLDFAGRLRAAR, from the coding sequence GTGACCGCACAGGCCGTTCGTACCGGAATCTGGTTCATCGGAGCACGTGGTTCCGTCGCCACCACCGCCACCGCGGGATGCGCCGCCGTCGCGGCGGGACTCCACCCGCCGACCGGCATGGTCACCGAGACCCCGTCCTTCGCCGACAGCGGGCTGCCACCGCTGACCTCGCTCGTCTTCGGCGGCCACGACACCCTCGACTGTCCGCTCCCCGAACGGGCCGAGGCCCTGGCGGCCGGCGGAGTCCTCCCGCACGGGCTGCCGGCCGCCGTCACCGCCGATCTCACCGCCGCCGACGCGGAGATACGCCCAGGCGGGCCGTCGGCCGGAGACAGCCGCACCGACCACGAGCTGATCACCGCGTTCGCCGCCGATCTCACCGGTTTCGCCCGGCGCCACGGCCTCGCCCGAACCGTCGTCGTCAACGTCGCCTCCACCGAGCCCACCCCCGGCGAGGACGCCACCCGGCTGCCCGTCAGCTCCCTCTACGCGGCGGCCGCACTCCGGGCCGGCTGCCCGTACGTCAACTTCACCCCTTCCACCGGCCTGCACAGTCCGCGTCTGGCGGCGGCCGCCGCGGCCGGCGGCCTGCCTCACGCCGGACGCGACGGCAAGACCGGCCAGACGCTGCTGCGTTCCGTGCTCGCCCCGATGTTCGTCCAGCGGGCCCTGCCGGTCCGCGCCTGGTCGGGGACGAACCTGCTGGGCGGCGGCGACGGAGCGGCCCTGGCCGACCCGGCCGCCGCGGCCGCGAAGAACGCGGGCAAGGAACGCGTACTGGCCGACACCCTCGGCTCGGCCCCCGAAGGCGAGGTGCACATCGACGACGTACCGGCGATGGGTGACTGGAAGACGGCCTGGGACCACATCGCGTTCGACGGCTTCCTCGGCTCGCGGATGATCCTCCAGACCATCTGGCAGGGCTGTGACTCAGCCCTGGCGGCGCCGCTGGTCCTTGACCTAGCCCGGCTGCTGGCCCGCGCCCACGAGGCGGGCCTGAGCGGGCCCCGCCCCGAGCTCGGCTTCTACTTCAAGGAACCCGACGGCGGCCCGGCCGCGCTGGGCGAGCAGTACGCCGCCCTGCTGGACTTCGCCGGGCGGCTGCGGGCGGCCCGGTGA
- a CDS encoding SCO3242 family prenyltransferase — MRPPKPLAALTGAVTAAPVGARAARTAAPSVRLSGAGGTAPAPDRPRPRTDLRAWAELLRVSALFTVPGDALAGAAAAGRSPGRGTALAVGASLCLYEAGMALNDWADRDEDAVERPHRPIPSGRIAPGAALTAAGVLTAAGLVLASRAGRPALAVASGLAATVWAYDLRLKHTPAGPAAMAAARSLDLLLGAVATGERLPVGPTTAVGRGATPYGGPASGSASGPAPASGSGSVRESDSSPGSSPGSASGGCGVPVTGGVGTRTSRGSGSAVPAALLLGAHTYAVTTVSRHEVRGGSTAAPLLAFATTTALGAATLCGRPEPDGPLRAGQAALVTTAATTAEPRPGRAAEPARSRLRAPASARALALAALTGAYLRTAAPPLLHAALNPSPPLTQRAVGSGIRAMIPLQAALAARCGAPLTGLAVMGLAPLARTLARKVSPT, encoded by the coding sequence GTGAGGCCGCCGAAGCCGCTCGCGGCGCTGACGGGCGCGGTGACCGCCGCTCCGGTCGGCGCCCGCGCCGCGCGCACGGCGGCGCCCTCGGTCCGCCTGTCCGGTGCGGGCGGGACTGCGCCCGCACCGGACAGGCCCCGCCCGCGGACCGACCTGCGGGCCTGGGCGGAACTGCTCCGGGTCTCGGCGCTGTTCACCGTCCCGGGCGACGCACTGGCCGGGGCCGCCGCCGCGGGCCGGAGCCCCGGCCGGGGCACGGCGCTCGCGGTCGGCGCCTCGCTGTGCCTCTACGAGGCCGGGATGGCCCTCAACGACTGGGCGGACCGCGACGAGGACGCCGTGGAACGCCCGCACCGCCCGATCCCCTCCGGCCGGATCGCCCCCGGAGCGGCACTGACCGCGGCGGGCGTCCTGACGGCGGCCGGACTGGTCCTCGCGTCCCGTGCGGGCCGCCCCGCCCTGGCGGTGGCCTCCGGGCTGGCGGCCACGGTCTGGGCGTACGACCTGCGCCTGAAACACACCCCGGCGGGGCCGGCCGCCATGGCGGCGGCCCGCAGCCTGGATCTGCTGCTGGGGGCGGTGGCGACGGGGGAGCGGCTGCCCGTCGGCCCGACCACCGCCGTCGGGCGAGGGGCCACTCCCTACGGCGGTCCCGCTTCCGGTTCTGCCTCCGGCCCGGCTCCCGCTTCCGGTTCTGGTTCCGTTCGGGAGTCCGACTCCTCACCCGGTTCTTCACCCGGTTCTGCCTCCGGCGGGTGCGGAGTCCCGGTCACCGGCGGCGTAGGGACTCGCACCTCCCGGGGGAGCGGCTCCGCCGTCCCCGCCGCGCTGTTGCTCGGCGCGCACACGTACGCCGTCACCACCGTCTCCCGCCACGAGGTGCGGGGCGGCTCCACCGCCGCACCGCTCCTGGCCTTCGCCACGACCACCGCGCTCGGGGCCGCCACCCTGTGCGGACGGCCGGAGCCGGACGGACCGCTCAGGGCCGGGCAAGCGGCCTTGGTCACGACAGCAGCGACCACGGCGGAGCCCCGGCCCGGTCGCGCCGCCGAACCCGCTCGGTCGCGCCTCCGCGCGCCCGCCTCCGCACGGGCTCTCGCGCTCGCCGCACTCACGGGTGCCTACCTCCGTACGGCCGCGCCTCCGCTCCTGCACGCCGCCCTCAACCCGTCCCCGCCGCTCACCCAGCGCGCCGTCGGCAGCGGCATCCGCGCCATGATCCCGCTCCAGGCGGCGCTGGCGGCCCGGTGCGGGGCGCCCCTGACCGGGCTCGCCGTCATGGGGCTCGCCCCTCTCGCCCGCACCCTCGCACGGAAGGTGAGCCCGACATGA
- a CDS encoding sugar phosphate isomerase/epimerase family protein — MTLRIGYGTNGLTDLRLDDALGLLAELGYDGVGLTLDHMHLDPLAPDLAARTRHVARRLGALGLGVTVETGARYVLDPRRKHGPSLLDPDPGARAARTALLVRAVDIAADLGAHAVHCFSGIAPPGTGPGPGTETGARTGTDTETRPGTNAGTGTRKDTDTDTATAWHRLTDALTPVLDAAARAGIPLAIEPEPGHLLATLADFHHLRALLGDPDALGLTLDIGHCQCLEPASPAACVRDAAPWLRHVQIEDMRRGVHEHLPFGDGEIDFPPVLEALAATGYDGLTVVELPRHSHAGPDLARSSLGFLRAAAARTARNEVATPC; from the coding sequence ATGACCCTCCGGATCGGCTACGGCACCAACGGCCTGACCGACCTCCGTCTCGACGACGCCCTCGGGCTCCTCGCCGAACTCGGCTACGACGGCGTGGGCCTGACGCTCGACCACATGCACCTGGACCCGCTCGCCCCCGATCTCGCGGCCCGCACCCGGCATGTGGCCCGTCGGCTCGGCGCGCTGGGCCTCGGCGTCACCGTGGAGACGGGCGCCCGCTACGTCCTCGACCCGCGCCGTAAGCACGGTCCCTCCCTGCTCGACCCGGACCCCGGCGCCCGCGCGGCCCGCACCGCCCTGCTCGTCCGTGCCGTCGACATCGCCGCCGACCTGGGCGCGCACGCCGTGCACTGCTTCAGCGGCATCGCCCCACCCGGCACCGGGCCCGGACCCGGCACCGAAACCGGAGCCCGAACCGGAACAGACACAGAAACCCGACCGGGCACGAACGCGGGCACAGGCACCCGCAAGGACACCGACACCGACACCGCTACCGCCTGGCACCGGCTGACCGACGCACTCACCCCCGTCCTGGACGCCGCCGCCCGCGCCGGGATCCCCCTCGCCATCGAACCGGAACCCGGCCATCTCCTCGCCACACTCGCCGACTTCCACCACCTGCGCGCTCTCCTCGGCGACCCCGACGCCCTCGGCCTCACCCTCGACATCGGCCACTGCCAGTGCCTGGAGCCCGCCTCACCCGCCGCCTGTGTCAGGGACGCCGCGCCATGGCTGCGCCACGTCCAGATCGAGGACATGCGGCGCGGTGTCCACGAACACCTCCCCTTCGGCGACGGAGAGATCGACTTCCCACCCGTCCTCGAAGCCCTTGCCGCCACCGGCTACGACGGCCTCACCGTCGTCGAGCTGCCCCGCCACTCCCACGCGGGTCCCGACCTCGCCCGTAGCTCGCTCGGCTTCCTGCGCGCGGCGGCGGCGCGTACGGCTCGGAACGAGGTGGCCACCCCGTGCTGA